In Methanothermobacter sp., a genomic segment contains:
- a CDS encoding DUF1847 domain-containing protein, translated as MKCSLCDEKLCRTGKNCEKNIEKEVMKEYKGENLKISRISSHLESTYYMEKTRLEEIIEFCKLMDYKNLGIAFCIGLEREAKVLDEILSQYFIVHSVCCKVCGIDKSVFRLKKIRKDTREAMCNPIGQAKILNEAGTELNIIVGLCIGHDILFQKYSDAATTTLIVKDRILSHNPAGVIYSSYYLKKLLKKFHK; from the coding sequence ATGAAATGTTCTCTTTGTGATGAAAAGCTTTGCCGCACAGGAAAAAATTGTGAAAAGAATATAGAAAAAGAAGTAATGAAAGAATATAAAGGGGAAAACTTAAAAATAAGTAGAATATCTTCTCATTTAGAATCTACCTATTACATGGAAAAGACAAGGTTAGAAGAGATTATAGAATTCTGTAAGCTCATGGATTATAAAAATTTAGGTATTGCTTTCTGTATTGGCCTGGAAAGAGAAGCAAAGGTATTGGATGAAATCTTATCTCAATACTTTATTGTTCATTCAGTTTGTTGCAAGGTTTGCGGAATAGATAAGAGCGTATTTAGATTAAAGAAGATCAGAAAGGATACAAGGGAGGCTATGTGCAATCCAATAGGACAAGCAAAAATTTTAAACGAGGCCGGGACAGAATTAAACATTATTGTGGGTTTATGCATTGGACATGATATTCTTTTCCAGAAATATTCAGATGCTGCAACAACAACATTAATTGTTAAAGATAGAATACTTTCTCACAATCCTGCGGGAGTTATATACAGTAGTTATTATCTGAAAAAACTGCTGAAAAAATTTCATAAGTAG